A genome region from Rickettsiales endosymbiont of Stachyamoeba lipophora includes the following:
- a CDS encoding GFA family protein — MQEYSGRCLCGHISYKVEGKPAFPHLCSCKMCQKWSGALTVAWTEFPIKTLTWNGPGGEPAFYRSSKKTQRGFCPKCGSTLCALDDGYENISITIASLREPSSVIPGNQHSYQEEAPSWWKVRIES; from the coding sequence ATGCAAGAATATTCTGGTAGATGTTTGTGTGGACATATCTCTTACAAAGTTGAAGGTAAGCCTGCTTTTCCTCATTTGTGCTCATGTAAGATGTGCCAGAAATGGTCAGGAGCTTTAACTGTTGCTTGGACGGAATTTCCGATAAAAACTCTTACATGGAACGGCCCAGGTGGTGAACCGGCTTTTTATCGCTCTTCTAAAAAAACACAACGTGGTTTCTGTCCGAAGTGTGGTAGCACATTATGTGCACTTGATGACGGCTATGAAAACATCTCAATTACAATTGCTTCGTTACGCGAACCTAGCTCAGTAATACCTGGCAACCAACATAGCTATCAGGAAGAAGCACCTTCTTGGTGGAAAGTTAGAATAGAAAGTTAA
- a CDS encoding GNAT family N-acetyltransferase: MNLPDYILTDKEVICFFPDFVRSQTVLSKLNSFIDHQNRYGFSDWAVFEKSSGQFIARAGPMYLTKPSCEIKIGYVINKDYCGKGYATELLEA, translated from the coding sequence ATGAATTTACCAGATTACATACTGACTGATAAGGAAGTAATATGTTTCTTTCCTGATTTTGTTAGATCCCAGACCGTCTTATCAAAACTTAATTCTTTTATTGATCATCAAAATAGATATGGCTTTAGTGATTGGGCAGTATTTGAAAAATCCTCCGGCCAATTTATTGCTAGAGCCGGTCCTATGTATTTAACTAAACCGTCTTGTGAAATAAAAATTGGCTATGTTATTAATAAAGATTACTGTGGTAAAGGTTATGCAACAGAGTTACTTGAAGCGTGA
- a CDS encoding dihydrofolate reductase family protein: protein MKIILYIATSQDGFIADKNGSVDWLNSYNNIEGEDCGYAEFYNSIDIIVMGSHSYEQILGFGEWPYKEKDTYIFTKRNLKSDLSNVFFISKNPKVFIQDLNVTEPTQQIWLLGGTELIKSFDQHNLIDEVIITVVPTELGQGIKLELSYANFELTDQKVCKAGIIQKVMRRNNQRK, encoded by the coding sequence ATGAAAATAATATTATACATTGCAACCAGCCAGGATGGCTTTATTGCAGATAAAAATGGTAGTGTAGATTGGCTAAACTCATATAACAATATTGAAGGAGAGGATTGTGGATATGCAGAATTTTATAACTCAATAGATATTATAGTAATGGGTAGTCATAGTTACGAACAAATTTTAGGATTTGGCGAGTGGCCTTATAAAGAAAAAGATACCTATATATTTACTAAAAGAAATTTGAAATCAGATTTATCAAATGTATTTTTTATCTCTAAAAATCCTAAGGTGTTTATTCAAGATCTCAATGTTACCGAGCCAACCCAACAAATCTGGCTATTAGGAGGTACTGAGCTTATAAAGTCTTTTGATCAGCATAATCTTATAGATGAAGTTATCATTACTGTAGTTCCTACTGAGTTAGGGCAAGGAATAAAGCTTGAGCTTTCATATGCTAATTTCGAGTTAACTGACCAAAAAGTTTGTAAAGCAGGTATTATACAAAAGGTGATGAGAAGAAATAATCAGAGAAAATAG
- a CDS encoding GNAT family N-acetyltransferase: MKLLEKLVKLKDVLRKIYHKIYLKLFYNHKQDLVKIISHQIEWKSKAEHEIEMLKANLSFTWVKAIEHFGSTAISDLPAKPIIDIIIGVENLEQAQEIISILEQLNYNFWEDNPKKDRLFFVKGMPPFGKQRTHHVHVFEVSHYEWFARRAFRDYLNTYEQVKQQYLNLKQDLALKYKDNREAYTAAKTNFVKNIVQQAAYHFIQFERLKEPHLSLLLKWLETPHVKAWWDQDIKWSDDLIKEKYGTYIDGYKLENNTKKPMHAFIIQLDSKPIGYIQYYNVYDFAHEDNIPLEGLPKSLAAFDIFIGEESFVGKGLGAVIINKILDEHIWPQFQACFVDVESSNIGAIKAYEKAGFRKIKTLDDGKVIWLLKEKI; this comes from the coding sequence ATGAAATTATTGGAGAAGTTAGTAAAGCTAAAAGACGTATTACGTAAAATATATCACAAAATTTACCTAAAATTATTTTACAATCATAAACAAGATTTAGTAAAAATAATATCTCATCAGATTGAATGGAAAAGCAAAGCTGAGCACGAAATTGAAATGTTAAAAGCAAATCTGTCATTTACTTGGGTTAAAGCGATTGAGCATTTTGGTAGCACTGCTATTAGCGATCTTCCTGCTAAGCCCATTATCGATATAATAATTGGAGTAGAAAATTTAGAGCAAGCTCAAGAAATAATCTCTATATTAGAACAATTAAATTATAATTTTTGGGAAGATAACCCTAAAAAAGATCGATTATTCTTTGTTAAAGGTATGCCCCCCTTTGGTAAGCAAAGAACACATCACGTGCATGTATTTGAAGTAAGTCATTATGAGTGGTTTGCAAGAAGAGCTTTTAGAGATTATTTAAATACTTATGAACAAGTAAAGCAACAATATTTAAACTTAAAGCAAGATCTTGCTTTAAAATACAAAGATAATAGAGAAGCTTATACAGCAGCAAAGACAAATTTCGTTAAAAATATAGTACAACAAGCTGCTTATCATTTCATTCAATTTGAGAGATTAAAAGAACCCCATCTGTCATTGTTACTTAAATGGCTTGAAACTCCACATGTTAAAGCGTGGTGGGATCAGGATATAAAATGGTCAGATGATCTAATTAAAGAAAAATATGGTACTTATATAGATGGTTATAAGTTGGAAAATAACACCAAAAAGCCCATGCATGCTTTTATAATTCAGCTAGATTCTAAGCCAATAGGATATATTCAATATTATAATGTTTATGACTTTGCTCATGAGGATAATATTCCCCTTGAAGGGTTGCCAAAATCACTTGCTGCTTTTGATATATTTATCGGCGAAGAAAGCTTTGTAGGTAAGGGCTTAGGAGCTGTAATTATAAATAAAATATTAGATGAGCATATTTGGCCTCAGTTTCAAGCCTGCTTTGTTGACGTGGAAAGTAGCAATATAGGTGCAATCAAAGCCTATGAAAAGGCAGGGTTTAGAAAGATTAAAACATTAGATGATGGCAAAGTAATATGGTTACTAAAGGAAAAGATATAA
- a CDS encoding GNAT family N-acetyltransferase, protein MGRKLFAELEQYAKSKNCKYIQLDTFEFQAKPFYEKLGFKCIGTIKEWIKGYDWHFMRKVL, encoded by the coding sequence TTGGGTAGAAAGTTATTTGCTGAATTAGAACAATATGCAAAAAGCAAAAATTGTAAATATATACAATTAGATACTTTTGAATTCCAAGCTAAACCATTTTATGAAAAGCTAGGTTTTAAATGCATTGGTACCATAAAAGAATGGATTAAGGGCTATGACTGGCACTTTATGAGGAAAGTTTTATGA
- a CDS encoding ankyrin repeat domain-containing protein encodes MLPSDNILTKQSNDEAISNALTKLQAVTAGYIYSCFFHCFSASLKNFEASNTKLKSLNDQYNYFLQAIKGIILSDNCFAEELVDLQEIFQLPGRLARVRDICRVERKDALTYHADGNFIRITIAHMLIRNLIFYRRQLESYKPSDLAIEYTEDNFQQFCIGDIKTGLEELTEDERKYLSQEGFTSDKIEAAIKEFGDKPESLIDESPYFQVIDEQNETKLSALLNLKRFDFNLKNKEGYPPINYALEHRLFNVALKLSNEVSFRPNTRDTKFLRTPLIAAAITGANKVVDKLLELPETDINLQNIYGATALMLAIAQKHTYIANKLAIQPMLNPNLVDQNGQSVLIHALMNGKVNIAKLIVRSLKEKINPNLAHPKSRSPILHYAVIHKKDFISMLLELPDIKVEFQDIENNTALHIAAARGRLEIAKLLLPRVNDPNVLNLHLFAPIHLALYNNHYLVAEEIIKHKKFNPNVVEGKFNKSALHWAVIKQQVHLVELLCQKQAKLNILDQEGYSPIHLTVKNNDMEALKILLKYCNKEELECLNGQGYTALTMAILLGSKQAYDLLSKHEFYNAEVRPLTHAFIQAVQQKDEGAAKKIAQFKNFNPNALNQWNKPLIYECIQINNKQLAKILYDHPQFNINYQDPDGYTALHYATLNKRADIAAELARKGDAINIQDKINYYTPIHHAVEMAELELIAVMIEREDIDLTLEGSYKGRMCTPIELATTLKFYSIAEKLRERASKIQQNQPMPPM; translated from the coding sequence ATGTTGCCTTCTGATAATATTTTAACAAAACAGTCCAATGATGAAGCAATTAGTAATGCATTGACAAAATTACAGGCTGTTACAGCAGGATATATTTACTCCTGTTTTTTTCATTGCTTCTCAGCAAGCTTAAAAAATTTTGAGGCAAGTAATACTAAACTAAAAAGCCTAAATGATCAGTATAATTATTTTTTACAGGCTATTAAAGGGATTATTCTGAGTGATAATTGCTTCGCAGAAGAATTAGTGGATCTCCAAGAAATTTTTCAATTACCAGGGAGGTTGGCTCGTGTAAGGGATATTTGTAGGGTTGAAAGAAAAGATGCTCTTACTTATCATGCAGATGGTAACTTTATCAGAATAACTATTGCCCATATGCTTATAAGGAACCTCATATTCTATCGTAGGCAACTTGAAAGCTATAAACCAAGCGACCTTGCAATTGAATATACAGAAGATAATTTTCAGCAATTTTGCATTGGAGATATAAAAACTGGGCTTGAGGAGCTAACTGAAGATGAGAGGAAATATTTATCTCAGGAAGGTTTTACCTCAGATAAAATTGAAGCTGCAATCAAAGAATTTGGAGATAAACCTGAGAGCTTAATTGATGAAAGTCCTTATTTCCAAGTAATTGATGAACAAAACGAAACAAAACTATCTGCTTTATTAAATTTAAAAAGATTTGATTTTAATTTAAAAAATAAAGAAGGATATCCACCAATTAATTATGCATTAGAGCATCGATTATTCAATGTTGCTTTAAAATTGTCTAATGAAGTTAGTTTCAGGCCTAATACTCGTGATACCAAGTTTCTACGTACTCCTTTAATTGCAGCAGCTATTACAGGTGCCAATAAAGTTGTAGATAAACTACTAGAATTACCAGAGACAGATATTAACTTACAAAATATTTATGGGGCCACAGCTCTTATGTTAGCTATAGCACAAAAGCATACCTATATTGCAAATAAATTGGCTATTCAGCCGATGCTAAATCCTAATCTTGTTGATCAAAATGGTCAAAGTGTACTTATTCATGCATTGATGAATGGTAAGGTTAATATTGCTAAATTAATCGTTAGATCACTTAAAGAGAAAATTAACCCTAACTTAGCTCATCCTAAAAGCCGATCACCTATCTTACACTATGCAGTTATACATAAAAAAGATTTCATCAGTATGTTGTTAGAATTGCCGGATATCAAAGTTGAGTTTCAAGATATAGAAAACAACACTGCTTTACATATTGCTGCCGCCCGTGGGCGACTAGAAATTGCAAAGCTACTATTGCCGCGAGTTAACGATCCCAATGTTTTAAATCTACACTTATTTGCTCCTATTCATTTAGCTTTATATAATAATCATTATTTAGTAGCTGAAGAAATTATCAAGCATAAAAAATTTAATCCTAATGTAGTAGAAGGCAAATTTAATAAATCCGCGCTACATTGGGCAGTTATTAAACAGCAAGTTCACTTAGTAGAGCTACTATGTCAGAAGCAAGCTAAGTTAAATATCTTAGATCAAGAAGGATATTCACCAATCCATTTAACTGTTAAGAATAATGATATGGAGGCATTAAAAATTCTGCTGAAATATTGTAATAAAGAAGAGCTTGAATGCTTAAATGGCCAGGGCTACACAGCTTTGACTATGGCTATCTTATTAGGTAGCAAACAAGCTTATGATTTGCTATCCAAACATGAATTTTATAATGCTGAAGTTCGCCCTTTAACCCATGCTTTTATTCAGGCTGTACAACAAAAGGATGAGGGAGCAGCAAAAAAAATAGCTCAGTTTAAAAATTTTAATCCTAACGCTTTAAATCAATGGAATAAACCATTAATTTATGAATGCATACAAATAAATAATAAACAATTAGCAAAAATTTTATATGATCATCCGCAATTTAATATTAATTATCAAGATCCAGATGGTTATACGGCTTTGCATTATGCTACCTTAAATAAAAGAGCAGATATTGCTGCTGAGCTAGCTAGAAAAGGAGATGCCATTAATATACAAGATAAGATTAATTATTATACCCCAATACACCATGCTGTTGAAATGGCCGAATTAGAATTAATTGCAGTAATGATCGAGAGAGAAGATATCGATTTGACTTTAGAAGGTTCCTATAAAGGCCGTATGTGCACTCCTATAGAGCTAGCTACTACGCTTAAATTTTATAGTATAGCCGAGAAACTAAGAGAGCGTGCTAGCAAGATTCAACAGAATCAACCTATGCCACCCATGTAG
- a CDS encoding NUDIX hydrolase, with translation MQKIKENNLLEYIRELQSIIQSGIAYSKDHYTQERFERLNQITAQMLIENYPLDEKIIKSFFGNNSGYATPKVAVRGAVFKDNKILLVKESTDGLWALPGGWADINLTPAENIKKEILEETGYIAKATKLIGLFDNRLHEHKSKFQHVYIAFFLCEIIGGVPQLSYETTDIGFFTEDDLPELSTGRVTLEEVKICFEHYNESNLLPSFD, from the coding sequence ATGCAAAAAATAAAAGAAAATAACTTGCTAGAATACATACGAGAATTACAAAGTATCATTCAAAGTGGAATTGCTTATAGTAAGGATCATTATACTCAGGAACGTTTTGAAAGGTTAAATCAAATTACTGCTCAGATGCTTATAGAAAATTACCCTTTAGATGAAAAAATTATAAAAAGTTTTTTTGGTAATAATTCAGGTTATGCTACTCCTAAGGTAGCTGTAAGGGGTGCGGTTTTTAAAGATAATAAAATTTTACTTGTGAAAGAAAGTACCGACGGATTATGGGCGCTCCCTGGTGGATGGGCGGATATCAATTTAACTCCAGCTGAAAATATTAAAAAAGAAATATTAGAAGAAACTGGCTATATAGCAAAAGCTACTAAACTTATAGGATTATTCGACAACCGGCTTCATGAGCATAAGTCAAAATTTCAACATGTTTATATTGCCTTCTTTTTATGTGAAATAATTGGCGGTGTACCACAACTTAGTTATGAAACAACTGATATAGGATTTTTTACAGAAGATGATTTACCAGAACTTTCAACAGGAAGAGTTACATTAGAAGAAGTTAAAATTTGTTTTGAACATTATAATGAGAGCAATCTCTTGCCATCATTTGATTAG